A single Spirochaetota bacterium DNA region contains:
- a CDS encoding PAS domain S-box protein, translated as MEETRKTILLIEDRPGPGGSLSMDLEREGYSVIIAPGVPEALHMIRSGGSGVDIVLFDIGSRPETDGVTAARDIPVGPAVPVLLLCPPGDKRVAARTGGISSVACVEKNAGAAAISAAIVSALRGRDKGGTPPDRDRSLRESEEHFRGIFENGPLGMAVVSPELRFMDVNPAFCDMLGFMPDEMSARSLRGITHRDHAAVDAGNIRRLASGEISVYRAETRFVRKDGDTVWGNVTLSAIRDAQGGLRHYLAMVEDITRKKGAEESLRKSVEMFNKSFRSSPASLCIVRIGDARIVEINRAFEATTGYARIELIGRSLLKLGLPDESENRGQVWHRFLTEGSVQNLELRFRDKRGSLRVGLFSSVLIEIGAEPCFLVTILDITENKMVHQRLTQSLGEKEVLMRELQHRVKNNLNTITSLLGLEMERLTDERSRQVFINSQMRIRSMAAIYERLYGSADPEHIELDLYIGDLGHAIFQALDTGGGNLELVMTLAGVRVGAHQAVPLGLIVNELITNAIKYAYPSSGVRGAIRISLGVAGGTAELGVSDDGAGLPEGFDPDNADTMGIRLVKMLARQIGGTMLLSTEKGKGVSVTVKFPL; from the coding sequence ATGGAAGAAACCAGGAAAACAATACTACTCATCGAAGACCGGCCGGGGCCGGGCGGATCGCTTTCCATGGACCTTGAGAGGGAGGGCTATAGCGTGATAATCGCGCCCGGCGTCCCGGAGGCCCTCCACATGATACGGTCAGGCGGTTCCGGGGTCGACATCGTCCTCTTTGATATCGGATCCCGGCCGGAAACGGACGGCGTTACGGCCGCGCGGGATATTCCAGTCGGGCCGGCCGTCCCCGTGCTGCTTCTCTGCCCCCCGGGTGACAAGAGGGTTGCCGCGCGAACCGGGGGGATATCGTCGGTAGCCTGCGTGGAAAAAAACGCGGGGGCCGCGGCGATCTCGGCGGCGATCGTGTCGGCGCTGCGGGGGAGGGACAAGGGCGGTACGCCCCCGGACAGGGACCGCTCCCTCAGGGAGAGTGAAGAGCATTTCCGGGGTATATTCGAAAACGGACCCCTGGGAATGGCAGTCGTGTCCCCGGAACTGCGCTTCATGGACGTTAATCCCGCATTCTGCGACATGCTCGGTTTTATGCCGGATGAGATGTCCGCACGCAGCCTCAGGGGCATCACCCACCGCGACCATGCCGCCGTGGACGCGGGTAATATCAGGCGGCTCGCCAGCGGCGAAATTTCCGTCTACCGGGCCGAGACGCGTTTCGTCCGGAAGGACGGCGATACCGTGTGGGGAAACGTCACCCTGTCCGCCATTCGCGACGCCCAGGGGGGATTGCGGCACTACCTTGCGATGGTTGAAGACATCACCCGGAAAAAGGGCGCCGAGGAATCCCTGCGGAAATCGGTGGAGATGTTCAACAAGTCGTTCCGGTCGAGCCCCGCGAGTCTCTGCATAGTGCGCATCGGCGACGCCCGGATCGTGGAGATTAACCGCGCGTTCGAAGCGACGACGGGATACGCGCGCATCGAGCTTATCGGCCGTTCCCTGCTGAAGCTGGGGCTGCCCGACGAATCGGAGAACAGGGGACAGGTATGGCACCGGTTCCTCACGGAGGGCTCGGTCCAGAACCTTGAGCTGCGTTTCCGCGACAAGCGCGGATCGCTCCGCGTGGGGCTCTTCTCGAGCGTTCTCATCGAGATCGGCGCAGAGCCGTGCTTCCTGGTCACGATCCTGGATATCACCGAAAACAAGATGGTTCACCAGCGGCTTACGCAATCACTGGGCGAAAAGGAAGTCCTCATGCGGGAGCTCCAGCATCGTGTAAAGAACAACCTCAACACGATCACGAGCCTGCTCGGCCTCGAGATGGAGCGCCTCACCGACGAACGATCCCGGCAGGTGTTCATCAATTCTCAAATGCGGATTCGCTCCATGGCGGCGATCTACGAGCGGCTGTACGGGAGCGCGGACCCTGAGCACATCGAGCTCGACCTTTATATCGGCGACCTTGGTCACGCCATCTTCCAGGCCCTGGACACGGGCGGGGGAAACCTGGAGCTCGTCATGACGCTCGCCGGGGTGCGCGTGGGCGCGCACCAGGCGGTGCCCCTGGGGCTCATCGTGAACGAGCTGATAACGAACGCGATCAAGTACGCGTACCCCTCCTCCGGCGTGCGCGGTGCGATCAGGATATCGCTGGGAGTGGCCGGGGGAACGGCGGAGCTGGGCGTTTCCGACGACGGCGCCGGTCTGCCGGAGGGCTTCGATCCGGACAATGCCGATACCATGGGAATCAGGCTCGTGAAGATGCTGGCGCGGCAGATTGGCGGTACAATGCTTTTGTCCACGGAGAAGGGGAAGGGCGTTTCGGTCACGGTCAAGTTCCCGCTCTGA
- a CDS encoding thiamine pyrophosphate-binding protein codes for MNERMHRAQTIARHKTIERAVESGGLSQFQDLSVSEAIVLGLFRQGVTKYFAVFGHGTTDIAEALRVYEDAGLVKTWNVRHETAAAHAATALRMITGEVSAVITSIGPGAMHAFAGSLCAASNGAGVYHIYGDETTHNEGFNMQQIPRDEQGLFLKMTGVMGCARALYEPWSVVAALRAGAVAVNGEGFNRPCFLLAPMNVQPAILKNFNLLELSGAYVPRRLACADEDAFLEAASLAREARRVTIKIGQGARGCGPEIADLAELLDAAIVAGPSASGIVSSANPRYMTVGGSKGSISGNFAMNEADLVVVVGARAVCQWDSSGTAWKNARAIINFNIEPAHAAHYNRGVPVPGDAKLNLRRWIGVLKSRGFAPADGRSEWSRSILVKRAEWIAFRNARYDCPVLHDEVWGRPVLTQPAAIKAVCDFADAAGALKIFDAGDVQANGFQIVEDHREGMTLTDTGSSYMGFAASALLGVGLAGRYAVAFCGDGSFTMNPQVLIDATAHGTRGCIVLFDNRRMAAIAGLQKAQYGNAYKTADSVEVDYVAWAGSVKGVRALPGGSSIGELKSALEQAFSHNGLSLVHVPVYYGDDERGGMGVFGDWNVGSWCERVQAEHHRIGL; via the coding sequence ATGAACGAACGAATGCATCGCGCTCAAACGATCGCCCGCCACAAAACCATCGAGCGCGCCGTCGAATCGGGCGGGCTTTCACAATTCCAGGACCTGAGCGTGTCCGAGGCCATCGTGCTGGGTCTTTTTCGACAGGGCGTGACGAAATACTTCGCCGTATTCGGCCACGGCACCACTGATATCGCCGAGGCGCTGCGCGTATACGAGGACGCGGGCCTCGTGAAAACCTGGAACGTCCGCCACGAGACCGCGGCCGCGCACGCGGCCACGGCGCTGCGCATGATCACCGGCGAGGTCTCCGCGGTCATCACCTCCATTGGTCCGGGCGCGATGCACGCGTTCGCGGGATCGCTGTGCGCGGCATCCAACGGCGCCGGGGTCTACCATATCTACGGCGACGAGACGACCCACAACGAGGGCTTCAACATGCAGCAGATCCCCCGCGACGAGCAGGGGCTTTTCCTTAAAATGACCGGCGTCATGGGGTGCGCCCGCGCGCTCTACGAACCGTGGTCGGTCGTCGCGGCCCTCAGGGCGGGCGCGGTTGCCGTGAACGGAGAGGGATTCAACCGGCCCTGCTTCCTGCTCGCGCCCATGAACGTGCAGCCCGCGATCTTGAAAAACTTCAACCTCCTCGAACTGTCCGGCGCATACGTCCCGCGCCGTCTCGCCTGCGCCGACGAGGACGCGTTCCTGGAAGCGGCCTCGCTGGCCCGGGAAGCACGGCGCGTGACCATAAAGATCGGACAGGGCGCGCGCGGATGCGGCCCGGAAATCGCGGACCTCGCCGAACTCCTGGACGCCGCGATCGTCGCGGGCCCGTCGGCATCGGGAATCGTTTCAAGCGCGAACCCGCGCTATATGACCGTGGGGGGATCCAAGGGGTCTATCTCCGGAAATTTCGCGATGAACGAGGCGGACCTCGTCGTCGTCGTGGGCGCGCGCGCCGTCTGCCAGTGGGACTCGTCCGGCACCGCGTGGAAAAACGCGCGCGCGATCATAAACTTCAACATCGAGCCCGCGCACGCCGCGCACTACAACCGGGGCGTGCCCGTCCCCGGCGACGCGAAGCTCAACCTGCGCCGGTGGATAGGCGTGCTCAAATCGCGGGGATTCGCCCCCGCCGACGGGCGGTCCGAATGGTCCCGCTCCATTCTGGTCAAACGCGCCGAGTGGATCGCGTTCCGCAACGCGCGCTATGACTGCCCCGTGCTTCACGACGAGGTATGGGGGCGCCCGGTCCTCACCCAGCCCGCGGCCATAAAGGCCGTGTGCGATTTCGCGGACGCCGCGGGCGCGCTCAAGATATTCGACGCCGGCGACGTGCAGGCGAACGGCTTCCAGATCGTGGAAGACCATCGCGAGGGCATGACCCTCACCGATACGGGCTCGTCCTACATGGGCTTCGCGGCATCGGCGCTCCTGGGCGTGGGGCTCGCGGGCCGCTACGCGGTCGCCTTCTGCGGCGACGGGAGCTTCACGATGAATCCCCAGGTACTCATTGACGCGACCGCGCACGGGACGCGCGGCTGCATCGTGCTCTTCGACAACAGGCGCATGGCCGCGATCGCGGGGCTCCAGAAGGCGCAGTACGGGAACGCGTACAAGACGGCGGACTCGGTCGAGGTCGACTATGTGGCCTGGGCCGGCTCCGTGAAGGGCGTGAGGGCGCTCCCCGGCGGAAGCAGTATCGGCGAGCTCAAATCCGCCCTTGAACAGGCGTTTTCGCATAACGGGCTTTCGCTCGTGCACGTTCCCGTCTACTACGGGGACGACGAGCGCGGCGGCATGGGGGTGTTCGGGGACTGGAACGTGGGCAGCTGGTGCGAACGGGTCCAGGCCGAGCATCACAGGATCGGATTGTGA
- a CDS encoding cupin domain-containing protein, protein MRSDSPRFSHAGPARQQKRVPIIVLTNIQCYCIYYNNNSTGDSAMPFVDFSTISGSKVGRPFERELKIALSPETHPDVSGFSLIVSTLAPDGGCTDTHTHAESGELMIFISGRGKAWLAGEEYDLKPGASLYAPPGILHKTLNTGTEPLMIACVFVPAVPDDYIKTSIEAAAAK, encoded by the coding sequence ATGCGTTCCGATTCCCCGCGATTCTCGCACGCGGGCCCGGCGCGTCAACAAAAAAGAGTCCCGATAATTGTATTGACAAATATACAATGCTATTGCATATATTACAACAACAATTCCACGGGAGACAGTGCCATGCCATTCGTCGATTTTTCCACGATATCCGGATCGAAGGTGGGAAGGCCCTTCGAAAGGGAGCTCAAGATCGCCCTTTCGCCGGAAACGCACCCGGACGTAAGCGGCTTTTCGCTTATCGTCTCCACTCTCGCGCCCGACGGCGGCTGCACCGATACGCATACGCACGCGGAATCCGGCGAGCTCATGATCTTCATTTCGGGGCGGGGAAAGGCATGGCTCGCGGGCGAGGAATACGATCTTAAGCCGGGGGCGTCGCTCTACGCGCCTCCGGGCATTCTTCATAAAACCCTTAACACGGGAACCGAGCCGCTCATGATCGCCTGCGTGTTCGTACCGGCCGTGCCGGACGACTACATTAAAACGAGCATAGAGGCCGCCGCGGCGAAATGA
- a CDS encoding ribose-5-phosphate isomerase produces the protein MKIAVINETSAGDRSADVMAALQGRGYELINAGMKKTGAAPELTYIHTGFLAALLLNAGRADFVVGGCGTGQGFLNSVMQYPNVFCGLISAPAEAWLFSRINGGNCASIPMLFGYGWAGDINFRLIFDQLFSDEAGSGYPEHRQKSQRASRATLAQVSRDAHRGFADILTVFPETIVRPVLEFPGVKEILDPGTIADEGLRAVLEKYYRR, from the coding sequence ATGAAAATCGCCGTAATCAACGAAACAAGCGCCGGAGACCGAAGCGCCGACGTTATGGCCGCGCTTCAGGGGCGCGGGTACGAGCTTATAAACGCGGGGATGAAAAAAACCGGCGCCGCCCCGGAGCTTACCTACATCCACACCGGTTTCCTCGCCGCATTATTATTGAACGCGGGGCGCGCCGATTTCGTGGTGGGCGGCTGCGGGACCGGCCAGGGGTTTCTCAATTCGGTGATGCAGTATCCGAACGTCTTCTGCGGGCTTATCTCCGCCCCCGCGGAGGCGTGGCTTTTTTCCCGGATCAACGGCGGCAACTGCGCTTCCATTCCCATGCTGTTCGGCTACGGGTGGGCCGGGGACATCAACTTCCGGCTCATCTTCGACCAGCTTTTCAGCGACGAGGCCGGGAGCGGCTACCCCGAACACCGCCAGAAGTCCCAGCGCGCGAGCCGCGCGACGCTCGCCCAGGTTTCCCGCGACGCGCACCGGGGCTTCGCCGATATACTCACCGTTTTCCCGGAAACCATCGTTCGCCCGGTGCTCGAATTTCCCGGGGTGAAGGAAATCCTGGATCCGGGTACGATCGCGGACGAGGGGCTGCGCGCAGTGCTGGAAAAATATTACCGGAGGTAG
- a CDS encoding PAS domain S-box protein: MKQDKNPGTRETREISLLRARIAELEEKERTLRLEVDAIRNAERQYHALVSFATDLIYITDIYGHFTFVNPASAKVTGYAKDELLGRHFSSIIMPAYRDSAREFYIKQFKDKTSLTYYEVPILTKTGVTVWLGINTQLTVENGTLIGYQAIARDITERKKTEDALRLSEEKFRLIYEESPIGIELYDRDGDLLEINRACREIFGVAEKESVAGFRLWDDPNLPGTAKERLLLGETVRFEAPFSFETVKEHRLYQTVKSGTIHLDVLITPLGGKEDNALSGYLVQVQDITERKEYEEKLKHLSMHDALTGLYNRAYFEQEMIRLDKGRNLLMGMILCDVDGLKLVNDTMGHDKGDELIRVAAATIAAGFRAGDMVARIGGDEFAVILPGCSEENVIMLRERLKNSIGEYNSVNPSIPLSFSVGTACRSSVSVTMEELFREADESMYSDKRSHRDVFLGSLEKFFDRLH; this comes from the coding sequence ATGAAACAAGACAAAAATCCCGGTACGCGCGAAACCCGCGAGATATCCTTACTCCGCGCCCGTATCGCCGAACTCGAGGAAAAGGAGCGCACCCTTCGACTCGAAGTCGACGCCATCCGAAACGCCGAGCGGCAATATCACGCGCTTGTCAGTTTCGCGACCGATCTCATTTATATCACCGACATCTACGGCCATTTTACCTTCGTCAATCCTGCGTCCGCAAAGGTCACCGGTTACGCGAAGGACGAATTGCTCGGGCGCCATTTCTCGTCAATTATCATGCCCGCCTACAGGGATTCGGCGCGTGAGTTTTATATTAAGCAATTCAAGGACAAGACAAGTCTTACCTATTATGAAGTGCCTATCCTGACTAAAACGGGAGTGACGGTGTGGCTTGGAATTAATACGCAATTGACCGTCGAAAACGGCACCCTGATCGGATACCAGGCTATCGCGCGGGACATCACCGAAAGGAAGAAGACTGAGGACGCACTGCGCCTTTCCGAGGAAAAGTTCCGCCTCATATACGAGGAATCGCCTATCGGCATCGAGCTCTACGATCGCGACGGGGATCTGCTGGAGATTAATCGCGCCTGCAGGGAAATATTCGGAGTGGCGGAGAAAGAGAGCGTCGCGGGCTTTCGGTTATGGGATGATCCGAACCTCCCGGGAACGGCGAAAGAGCGGCTTTTACTGGGGGAAACGGTGCGGTTCGAGGCTCCGTTTTCCTTTGAAACGGTGAAAGAGCACCGGCTGTATCAAACCGTTAAGAGCGGAACTATTCACCTCGATGTGCTCATTACCCCGCTGGGCGGCAAAGAAGACAACGCCCTGAGCGGGTATCTCGTGCAGGTGCAGGATATTACCGAGCGGAAGGAGTACGAGGAGAAACTAAAACATTTGAGCATGCACGACGCCCTCACCGGACTCTACAACCGGGCTTATTTCGAGCAGGAAATGATCCGGCTCGACAAGGGGCGGAATCTATTGATGGGAATGATCCTATGCGACGTGGATGGGCTCAAGCTTGTTAATGATACGATGGGGCATGATAAGGGCGATGAGCTGATACGGGTAGCGGCCGCCACGATCGCTGCAGGGTTCAGGGCCGGGGACATGGTCGCGCGAATCGGCGGGGATGAATTTGCGGTCATATTGCCCGGATGCAGCGAGGAAAACGTAATCATGCTTCGTGAAAGACTGAAAAATTCGATCGGGGAGTACAATTCCGTGAATCCATCGATTCCGCTTTCCTTTTCCGTGGGAACCGCATGCAGATCGTCCGTGTCGGTGACGATGGAGGAACTTTTCAGAGAGGCCGACGAGAGCATGTACAGCGACAAACGATCCCATCGCGATGTATTCCTGGGCTCGCTGGAAAAATTCTTCGACCGATTGCACTAG
- a CDS encoding 3-keto-5-aminohexanoate cleavage protein translates to MEKLIITAALTGGIHGKEANPALPEQPEEIIQAAIECFNAGAAIVHIHARDPEGRGAGDPAIFARINEGIRARCPLVIQNTTGGPGIPIERRIRSLEANPESASLNTGSVVFFYRGIEVGFQNLRSEIEAFAAAMLYRNIKPELEVYNPSMFGEVANLVSKNLLKKPWYVNLVMGVNGMGGFPGTPKNLVAMIDQLPEGAVFNVSGIGRCQLAMNTMSILCGGHVRVGLEDNVVYRQHEAAHSNAQFVERIVRLARELGREVATPDEARSLLGIERAL, encoded by the coding sequence ATGGAAAAACTGATCATAACGGCCGCGCTCACCGGCGGCATACACGGAAAGGAGGCGAACCCCGCCCTCCCCGAGCAGCCGGAGGAAATCATCCAGGCGGCAATCGAATGCTTCAACGCGGGCGCGGCGATCGTGCATATCCATGCGCGCGACCCCGAGGGCCGCGGCGCGGGCGACCCGGCCATCTTCGCACGCATCAACGAGGGCATCCGCGCGCGCTGTCCCCTGGTGATCCAAAATACCACCGGCGGTCCCGGAATCCCCATCGAACGTCGTATCAGGAGCCTCGAGGCGAATCCGGAATCCGCGTCGCTCAACACGGGATCGGTGGTGTTCTTTTACCGTGGCATCGAGGTGGGATTCCAGAACCTTCGCTCCGAGATCGAGGCATTCGCCGCCGCGATGTTGTATCGGAACATAAAGCCGGAGCTCGAGGTATACAATCCCTCCATGTTCGGCGAGGTCGCAAACCTCGTCTCGAAAAACCTTCTTAAAAAGCCATGGTATGTGAACCTCGTCATGGGCGTGAACGGCATGGGCGGCTTTCCGGGCACCCCGAAAAATCTCGTCGCGATGATCGACCAGCTTCCCGAGGGCGCCGTGTTCAACGTAAGCGGAATCGGGAGGTGCCAGCTCGCGATGAACACCATGTCGATACTCTGCGGGGGGCACGTGCGCGTGGGCCTCGAGGACAACGTTGTATACCGGCAGCACGAGGCCGCGCACTCCAACGCGCAGTTCGTCGAGCGCATCGTTCGGCTCGCGCGCGAGTTGGGTCGCGAGGTCGCGACACCCGACGAGGCGCGAAGCCTACTTGGAATAGAAAGAGCGCTATAA
- a CDS encoding HAD family phosphatase, giving the protein MTLKAVIFDMDGVLVDSEPYHYEAETLIFGELGISVPDAVRNSFVGMSGRKMWESIRDRYSLSSTVEELLGFDRELRLRYFSTVKSMVPIPGATELLRDLRARGIRTGLASSSIRELIALITGATGLDLYFDVVVSGEEVAHGKPAPDIFIRAADILGAAPKECIVIEDSANGVKAANAAGMVCVGFNNPGARGQDLSAADIVVDGYATLDAAILMDLVKIP; this is encoded by the coding sequence ATGACGCTTAAGGCGGTAATTTTCGACATGGACGGGGTGCTGGTCGACAGCGAGCCGTACCACTATGAAGCCGAGACGCTCATTTTCGGGGAACTCGGCATATCGGTCCCGGATGCGGTGCGTAATTCTTTCGTGGGCATGTCGGGAAGAAAAATGTGGGAATCGATTCGGGATCGCTATTCTTTGTCCAGTACCGTCGAGGAGCTTCTCGGTTTCGACAGGGAGCTCAGGCTCCGGTATTTTTCGACCGTAAAATCCATGGTTCCGATACCAGGCGCCACGGAGCTATTGCGTGATTTAAGGGCGCGGGGCATCCGGACCGGACTCGCGTCATCGTCAATACGGGAACTCATCGCGCTGATAACGGGCGCAACCGGGCTCGATCTTTACTTTGACGTTGTAGTGAGCGGGGAAGAGGTCGCGCACGGAAAACCCGCTCCCGATATCTTCATCAGGGCGGCGGATATCCTTGGCGCCGCGCCGAAAGAATGTATCGTTATCGAGGACTCGGCAAACGGGGTGAAGGCGGCGAACGCTGCCGGGATGGTGTGTGTCGGATTCAACAATCCGGGGGCCAGGGGCCAGGACCTCTCGGCGGCCGATATTGTGGTTGACGGGTACGCGACACTGGACGCGGCGATACTCATGGATTTGGTGAAAATACCTTAA
- a CDS encoding deoxyguanosinetriphosphate triphosphohydrolase → MEDANLAPYAAKSRDSRGRRHADTPHPYRTEFQRDRERIIHSRAFRRLEYKTQVFVNHEGDHYRTRLTHTIEVAQIARSIARALRLNEDLAESVALAHDLGHTPFGHTGERALDELLADCGGFEHNRQSLRVVEVLEERYAEFPGLNLTWETREGVIKHSSYHDHPEASGYAPDELPSLEAQIIDFADEIAYNNHDLDDGISSGLLDLGEVQGLAIWGMAAGAAGISPEALSSRKLLVSAMIRAIINLLVSDLIDATLASIAALEFRRYEDVRRAPRRAVGFSPAVSSASRELMDFLMKNLYQHYRVVRMGIKAQRVIRDLFGIYHENPTALSGAYRARIATDGLKQTISDYIAGMTDRYALEEHQKLTDPMIRV, encoded by the coding sequence ATGGAGGACGCGAACCTCGCCCCGTACGCCGCGAAATCGCGCGATTCACGCGGACGGCGCCATGCCGACACCCCACACCCCTACCGTACCGAGTTCCAGCGCGATCGCGAGCGCATCATCCATTCGCGCGCGTTCCGGAGGCTCGAGTACAAGACGCAGGTCTTCGTGAATCACGAGGGCGACCATTACCGGACGCGCCTCACCCATACCATAGAGGTGGCGCAGATCGCCCGGTCCATCGCGAGGGCCCTGCGCCTGAACGAGGACCTCGCGGAATCCGTCGCCCTCGCGCACGACCTGGGCCACACGCCGTTCGGCCACACGGGCGAGCGCGCGCTCGACGAGCTCCTGGCCGACTGCGGCGGGTTCGAGCACAACCGCCAGAGCCTGCGGGTGGTCGAGGTACTCGAGGAGCGTTATGCGGAATTCCCCGGCCTCAACCTCACCTGGGAGACGCGGGAGGGGGTCATCAAGCATTCCTCGTACCACGACCATCCCGAGGCGTCCGGCTACGCGCCGGACGAGCTCCCCTCGCTCGAGGCGCAGATCATCGACTTCGCCGACGAGATAGCCTACAACAACCACGATCTTGACGACGGGATATCCTCGGGCCTGCTGGATTTGGGAGAGGTACAGGGGCTCGCCATCTGGGGTATGGCCGCGGGCGCGGCGGGAATTTCCCCGGAGGCGCTCTCCAGCCGAAAGCTCCTGGTGAGCGCCATGATTCGCGCAATTATCAACCTGCTCGTATCGGACCTCATCGACGCCACCCTGGCAAGCATCGCCGCGCTCGAGTTCCGGCGTTACGAGGACGTGCGTCGCGCGCCGCGCAGGGCGGTCGGCTTCAGCCCCGCGGTCTCTTCCGCGAGCCGCGAGCTCATGGATTTTTTAATGAAAAACCTGTACCAGCATTACCGCGTGGTGCGCATGGGCATCAAGGCGCAGCGGGTCATCCGGGACCTCTTTGGCATCTACCACGAGAACCCCACCGCGCTCTCGGGGGCTTACCGCGCGCGCATCGCGACCGACGGCCTCAAGCAGACCATCTCCGACTACATCGCGGGCATGACGGACCGTTATGCGCTCGAGGAGCACCAGAAGCTCACCGACCCGATGATCAGGGTCTGA
- a CDS encoding IclR family transcriptional regulator, whose translation MAQTTIQSLDRGIQILRIIGGAESPLSLSEISAHFALDRSTVFRLVGTLVKHGLVHQDDGSKRYSLGARIIELSGAFGEQAHLDRVQPLLRRICAETHQNAHLALLDRAEVVFVAVEQPRRGMSIHVPVGTREPAFCTALGKALLAFLGKKELARALAATKWTRYTRKTIGTLEKLKKELATVRTLGLAKDIEEYRTGIVCYAAPVRDRRGEVRYSIGISGQCDIMRPHAKLYSGIIRDAGREASLMLGAADPEN comes from the coding sequence ATGGCGCAGACGACGATTCAATCGCTCGACCGGGGTATACAGATACTCCGCATAATCGGCGGGGCGGAAAGCCCCCTCTCGCTTTCGGAAATATCGGCCCACTTCGCCCTTGACCGCTCCACCGTGTTCAGGCTCGTGGGAACGCTCGTCAAGCACGGACTGGTGCACCAGGACGACGGGAGCAAGCGCTACAGCCTGGGGGCGCGGATTATCGAGCTTTCCGGCGCATTCGGCGAGCAGGCGCACCTGGACCGCGTGCAGCCACTGCTGAGAAGGATATGCGCGGAGACGCACCAGAACGCGCACCTTGCGCTGCTGGACCGCGCCGAGGTCGTGTTCGTGGCGGTGGAACAGCCGCGCCGCGGAATGAGTATTCACGTGCCGGTGGGCACCAGGGAGCCCGCGTTTTGCACGGCGCTCGGGAAGGCCCTTCTCGCGTTCCTGGGAAAGAAGGAGCTTGCGCGCGCACTCGCCGCGACGAAATGGACGCGCTACACGAGGAAGACGATAGGCACCCTGGAAAAGCTGAAGAAGGAGCTTGCGACGGTGCGCACGCTCGGGCTTGCGAAGGACATCGAGGAATACAGGACGGGCATCGTCTGCTACGCGGCCCCGGTGAGGGACCGCCGGGGAGAGGTTCGTTATTCCATAGGCATCTCGGGCCAGTGCGATATAATGCGGCCGCACGCGAAGTTGTACAGCGGGATCATCCGGGATGCCGGCAGGGAAGCGTCCCTGATGCTGGGCGCCGCGGACCCGGAAAATTGA
- a CDS encoding MFS transporter, with translation GNDLVKTLALAGGSVVAISAIFNGLGRLFWAKLSDNIGRKAVFATMFATQAVLYALIAAGVISSYYVFVAIACFLLACYGGGFATMPAFAADSFGPTYIGKVYGFMLTAWSAAGIIGPLVFAQLKRNEALFVAAGLLSIGLLVDMFYKRPSPKKA, from the coding sequence CCGGCAACGATCTCGTGAAGACGCTGGCGCTCGCCGGCGGCAGCGTGGTCGCCATCTCGGCCATTTTCAACGGATTGGGAAGGCTTTTCTGGGCGAAGCTTTCGGACAACATCGGCCGCAAGGCGGTATTCGCGACCATGTTCGCCACCCAGGCGGTGCTCTACGCACTGATCGCCGCCGGTGTTATCAGCAGCTATTATGTGTTCGTGGCGATCGCCTGTTTTCTCCTGGCCTGCTACGGCGGAGGATTCGCGACCATGCCGGCGTTCGCCGCCGATTCGTTCGGCCCGACATACATCGGCAAGGTGTATGGATTCATGCTGACCGCGTGGAGCGCCGCCGGCATTATCGGACCCCTCGTATTTGCGCAACTGAAGCGCAACGAAGCGCTTTTCGTCGCGGCGGGGCTCCTGTCCATAGGACTCCTGGTAGACATGTTTTACAAGAGGCCGTCACCCAAGAAGGCCTAA
- a CDS encoding DUF1285 domain-containing protein: MESRDGTMNTHDENGKDYAELPEYIREIMEAGGGIEDIRLDADGNWFHNGESFVNERIIDFFNRSVDVTRDGTFVLRYAGFIYPITVEDAPVFVSGIIVKGFGVFEQVVLQLSLGTEERLAPHTLFYREKSGLYCYVREGKLLAKFRRSPSFQLLERLEESEDTFYISICGEKIVLTEKTGGDQGEGD; the protein is encoded by the coding sequence ATGGAATCCAGGGACGGCACAATGAACACCCACGACGAAAACGGAAAAGACTACGCCGAGCTGCCCGAGTACATCCGCGAGATCATGGAGGCGGGCGGCGGGATCGAGGATATCCGCCTGGACGCGGACGGAAACTGGTTTCACAACGGGGAGTCGTTCGTGAACGAGCGTATCATCGATTTCTTCAACCGCTCCGTGGACGTCACCAGGGACGGGACCTTCGTGCTCCGTTACGCCGGCTTCATCTATCCCATAACGGTCGAGGACGCCCCCGTGTTCGTGAGCGGCATCATCGTCAAGGGATTCGGCGTATTCGAGCAGGTGGTGCTCCAGCTCTCGCTGGGGACGGAGGAGCGGCTGGCCCCCCATACCCTCTTTTATCGGGAAAAAAGCGGGCTCTATTGCTACGTACGCGAAGGAAAGCTTCTCGCCAAGTTCAGGCGCTCCCCTTCCTTCCAGCTCCTGGAGCGCCTGGAGGAATCGGAGGACACCTTCTACATTTCGATTTGCGGGGAAAAGATCGTGCTCACGGAGAAGACGGGGGGAGACCAGGGGGAAGGAGATTAG